A stretch of DNA from bacterium:
TCGCCGCGACTCGTTCCAGCGCACGAATTTCCTCGGCGTTCACCCCGGTCTTCTGGATCGTCTCGAACAGCCTGCCGACCACGAAGCCCCAGGATTTGAAGTGCTGCGCGTTGAGCTCGACCCGCTCGGTGGCCAGTTGCTCGACGAGTTTCTCTGCTGCCTGCCGATCGATCTTAAGCCTGAGTCCGTCCCAGTCTTCTTCCTTGCGCCAGACGCCGACGGTGTGAGGCTTCGTACCGATCCGACGTGCGATCTCGGCAACTGACGACCCCTCGCCGGACAGATACAGCCGACGCGCTTCCTCGCGCTTGGTGCGGGAGTACTTTGGCACCTACGCCTCCTTCCTCCATCCCTGCGCCTTCTCGCCGGTGTAGTCCTGCCATCGTTGGACGATCACGTCGCAATAGCTGCCATCGACCTCCATGAGGAACGCTTTCCGCCCCATCCGCTGGGCCGCGATCAGCGTCGAACCGCTGCCGCCGAACAAATCGAGGACGTGTTCGCCTTTGCGGGATGAGTACATCATCGCTCGCTCGGCAAGCTCAACGGGCTTTTCGGTCAAGTGGATCATCGACTGCGGCGTGACCTTCTTCACGCTCCAGGTGTCAGGCGCGTTCGTAATGCCGGGATTGAAATAGTGGGCTGCGCCTTTCTTCCAGCCATAGAAGCACCACTCGTGGTTTCCCATAAAGTCTTTGCGCGTCAGCACCGGCCATTCCTTTACCCAGATGATGGCCTGCGAGAAATACAGGTCGGCTGCCTCGATCGCTGCAGGATAGTTCGCGACGTTCGCGTAGCCGCCCCAGAAGTAGAACCCTCGCCCCGGCTCAAGTGCCGAGGCTGCGTTCTGAAACCACTGCCGCAGCAGTTCGGCGAATTCCTCGTCGGACATGAAATCGTTTTCGAGTACACGATCACGGGGACGCATCTTCCCGGTCGGTGCTGCCTTCTCGGGGAACCGCGCCAGGTCGAGTCCTTGGTGGTGCGTCCGACCCTTGCCGGCAGACGCTATGGCGTTGTTCGAACGCGGCTCGACATTGACGTTGTACGGCGGGTCGGTATGCACGAGTTGAACAAGCTGGCGGTCGAGCAACTTGGCCAAGTCTTCCTTCGACGCAGCGTCACCACAGAGCAGTCGGTGCGGTCCCAGGTAGATCAAATCGCCAGGCTGCGTCGCCGGTTCATCCAAAGGCTCGGGCATCGCATCGGGGTCGGTGAGGCCCTCGGCGTCAGGCGGCTCCATCCCGCGAATGAGGTCGTCGATTTCCGACTGGGTGAAGCCGGTCAGGTCGAGATCGAAGCCGCCGGTTTCCAGCTCCTTGAGGATGTCCGAGAGCTTGTCGAAGTCGAACTCGCCGCTGATTCTGTTGAGCGCGATGTTCAACTGCTTTTCCGCAGGCTCGTCGAGATCGACGTAGACGACGGGCAACTCCTCGATCCCTGATGCTTCGGCCGCCTTGACCCGCTGGTGTCCGCCGACGATACGACCAGTGCGTTTGTTTACAACGACCGGTTCGACCACGCCGAACGTTGCGAGAGATCGCCCTAGGGCAACCAAGTCGTGATCGCTGATCTTCCTCGGGTTATATGGCGCCGCCATTCGGCGAAGGTCGGTGGTGGAGACGTTCGTCACTTGCACGTCGGATTCTCCTCAGACTCGTCTACGTCACGACTGAACCAGGCCCATTCGAGGCCGCTCGCTCGACGGAACCAGCCAGCCTCGAAGCGCCAGCCTGTTGCGCGACCGCGCTGGTAGTCAGCTCTCGTGAATCGTTGCAGTTGCAGGCATGGCCGACGATTTCTCATCGGTTGGTTTGCAGCTGCACGTGTGATTTTCATGGGTGTTGTGATTACACGATAACACCCGCATGGCTCCGCTTTGTGATGCGATACGACACGAGTCATCTGCTAGTCTTCTCTTAAGGACGACTTGGTACGCAGGACAACTACCAAGTCCCAGCTAATGGAGTAGCCGGCAATGGCTCATCGAAAGAAACCGCGCAAGAACAAGACCGCAACTCAGGTTGAGTACGTAAGTACGCGCCGTGGCCCTCGACTAGGCGGCGACAAGCGCACTCGCACTGGTCCACCGAAGCCCGACAAGATGACCGCCGCCAAGTTACGCCAGCTCACATCGCCAGCGGAGTCCAATCCATACACCAGCCTCTCTCGTGATGAGCACAGGGAACTGCTGGCGCAAGACCCGAAGCACATCGAGCGCGCTAACTATCCGTATCGACTGTCGGCGATCCAAGCTCGCCGGGTAGCGGCACTGTCCGGCGATTTGACGGCACTCTATGGTGCGCTTACAGCCTGCCAGTTCCCGGCGGAACCCGGATCACGATACACAAGGGAAGACCTCCGGCTTAACCCGGACCTGCATCCTCACGAAATCATGTGTGAGATTCCGCGTTGGCTGCTCGACGAGACGCTCGGCACGATCTGGAAGGGCCTACAGAACAAGTGGCCAAAGCCAAATCCCGGTCAACGACGAATGGCGCGTCGCTGCGCCAACGCTCGTAAGGACGTGGAACGGGCCATAGCCGTTCTAGAGGCACGCGAGGAAGGGCACCGGTCGGGCGACGAGTATGAATACGTGTCTCGTACTATGAGCAAGGCCGGACGGCCAAGTACTGTGCGGGATGCCTATCGCAAAGTAATGACGAACCTGGAGGATGATCCCTCATATTACCGGCGCATGAACATCTTCCCTCCATCGCGGATGAAGATTGACTACTCTCGAGGTGAGTACCCGGTGATGTCATGGCCAATAACAGATCCGGACTGTCATTACGAATAGAAGATAGCCTTCAGGCAATGGCTTTTTGCCTTAGGGTGGCGAGCTACGGTAGCTCACCACCTTAGCAGTAACGTCGAAAAGAGCTGACCATTTGATCTGATTTCGCCGCACTGAGTACGCGGCGTTGGAGGATCAGATGGAATCAACAAACCGAATTCTCAGAACCCCGGCCGCAGCAGATTACGTCGGGCTTTCCCCGTCCACGCTCGAACGGATGCGCCTTTCGGGTGACGGCCCCACGTTCATTCGCCTGGGCGGTCGAGCCGTCGGATACGACATCAACGACCTCGACGCCTGGCTAGACGAACAGCGCGACAACGGCGAAGGTGATGTCCCGACCGCATCGACCTCGCAGGGCTGAGACGCGCCTGTGTCCCACGCGTTGGACATCTTCGCGTCTGCGCTAGAACTCCGTGGATTGAAGCCACGAGTTCAAGCCGATAAGGGACGCTCGTTCTGCCCCCGCTGCCAGGCTGACGGTGGACACAAGTCCCGCGGCTTGAGCTTCAAGACCGGCGACGGCCGCCCCCTCATTCTCTATTGCCACGGCCCCGGGAACTGTGCTCCCGAGGACGTGCTCGAAAGCTGCGGTCGGACGTGGGCCGACTTCGATGACACTCCACGCAGCGCCAAGAAGGTCTCGACGATGAATCGTGAGAAGAATCTGTCCCCTGCCAACCCGACAGTCGGAACCAGGTTTCGCGGGGCAGTCATCACCAAGGTGTACGACTACCACGACGAGAACGGCAACGTCGTATTCCGAGCGTGCAGAACTGCGAACAAGGACTTTCCGATCGCTCGGCCCGATTCCCGCAGTCGCACTGACTGGTACTGGGGCCGCGACCACGTTGACACGGTCCTCTACGGCCTGCCCGCCGTCCTCGAGGCCGTCGAGGCAGGCAGAACGATCTACATCGTCGAAGGCGAGAAGGACGCCGACGCCATCAACGAGCACGATCCGGACTCAACCGGCTACGTCGCGACAACCGCTCCGCTGGGCGCGAGGAAGTGGCGGTCCGAGTATGCCGACGCCCTCGATGGAGCGGCACACGTGGTTGTGTGGGCCGATCGGGACAAAGCAGGAACCGATCACGCGAAGTTGATTCTTGAGAGTCTTCAGGGTCGAGCAGGCAATCTCGAGGCGGTTCAGGCAAAAGAGGGTAAGGATGCATCCGATCATCTCTCGACGGGTCACGGGCTGAACGACGTCGTCCCCATTGAACTCGGCATTGACGATCATCCACCGGCAGATGCCGACCGTACTGATAGCTGGGGTCCGCCGATC
This window harbors:
- a CDS encoding DNA modification methylase gives rise to the protein MAAPYNPRKISDHDLVALGRSLATFGVVEPVVVNKRTGRIVGGHQRVKAAEASGIEELPVVYVDLDEPAEKQLNIALNRISGEFDFDKLSDILKELETGGFDLDLTGFTQSEIDDLIRGMEPPDAEGLTDPDAMPEPLDEPATQPGDLIYLGPHRLLCGDAASKEDLAKLLDRQLVQLVHTDPPYNVNVEPRSNNAIASAGKGRTHHQGLDLARFPEKAAPTGKMRPRDRVLENDFMSDEEFAELLRQWFQNAASALEPGRGFYFWGGYANVANYPAAIEAADLYFSQAIIWVKEWPVLTRKDFMGNHEWCFYGWKKGAAHYFNPGITNAPDTWSVKKVTPQSMIHLTEKPVELAERAMMYSSRKGEHVLDLFGGSGSTLIAAQRMGRKAFLMEVDGSYCDVIVQRWQDYTGEKAQGWRKEA
- a CDS encoding AlpA family phage regulatory protein, with protein sequence MESTNRILRTPAAADYVGLSPSTLERMRLSGDGPTFIRLGGRAVGYDINDLDAWLDEQRDNGEGDVPTASTSQG